The Calypte anna isolate BGI_N300 chromosome 1, bCalAnn1_v1.p, whole genome shotgun sequence region CAGGTGTGTGATGGAAGTGGTTTCACTGCCTGTGCAGTACTGTCACACCCTGCATGCAAAATAGTAGTTCTCGTGCTATTTTTTGAAATCCCTCAGAGGACAGGACTCCTCATGGTAGGTCAGAAGTTGTGTGTGTTGGATTGACTGCTCTGTAGCTTCACTATGGCTTTGCATCTTGATTCCATTTTGCTGGAGTCCACAGCCACCCAAGCTCATTTATGTTGTGTTTTGATTATAGAGCCCTACCAAGGCTTGGTCCTAGTGGAGTAGAAACCACTACTATGTACCTGACAAGTTAAAATCATCATCTTCTAAAcgaaaagaaggagaaagatgaTGAGGATGCAAGAAAGCCTTATTATATAAAGAACTAATTTCTTGAGTTCAGCTTGGAAACAGATAACAGGGAAGTGACTGCAAAAAGGATGATGGCAGAGAGGAGGAGTGTGCATGTAGAAGGACTTAGATGGAAGGAACAGAGCAGCAAGGATGTTTTCTTCTGACCCATGGCAAAAAAACTCCCAAGCAAACCCACATGCCACGGTTTAGAACCAGAACTGGGCTACTGAAAGCAACATATCCCACCAGatttgggaaggaggaagagaatgGTGACATTGTAGCAATGTGGTTGAAGGTTGCTTTTAACTTTGTCTAGCACAGCATTTTACACCCTGGTGTTGTCTTTCTTACAGGTGAGTTCATTATTGGTCGTGTTATTAAAGCTATGAACAACAGCTGGCATCCAGAGTGCTTCTGCTGTGATATCTGCCAACAAGTATTGGCTGATATTGGATTTGTCAAGAATGCTGGCAGGTAGATCTTCACCCTTCCTTCTGTTACTGATCATGAATAAAATGAACTGAGAGAGAGGACTCAGAGGTTTTGGTTCATGAAACTTTCCAGCTGAGGTGGAGCATCTTTTGTCAGGAAAAGATCTAAATATGGGTAGCAGTTTACCTACTTTAGCACTAGATTTCTTGGCAAATGTGTTCTCCAGCCAGGGACCTTTTAGGGCCACTAGTTTTACatagtaagagaaaaaaatcagatagaggcattgtctttattttttttaatagaaacttTGACTTTCTTTTTCCAATTGGGTTTCCAGTTTTGGTCTAGTTTGGCACTTTGTTTATGTATAAGTGCTTGAAGTTCAGTGGGTTCCATCAGAGCAGGGTATTTTTACCAATTGTGTTGAGAAGAATGTTTTACAAGTGGATTCTATGGCCACTGGTATATATGTGATATGATATACAGTTATCTACAGAATTAGGACATGCGTGATCATCCAGTTTCCAATCcaattttttaagattttgagTGTAGAACATTTAGCAATGAGAATCTAgagcaaacattattttttgtgtttcagcACAGCTTAAACTCAAATCAGCTGAACAAACAATACTCCTGAggtgacagaaaataaaattatcagcCTGTCTTTTCTGAACTTGTTTTGCCTAGcaaggaaatttttaaaagactatttttcctccccaaagggCTGATTGGAATGAGATTctaatagatttttctttatattttgcACTGTAGTACCTGATACCAGTACTTACTTCTCTTTTTATGGTGTTTCAGACATCTCTGCCGTCCTTGCCACAACAGGGAAAAAGCCAGAGGACTGGGAAAGTACATTTGCCAGAAGTGCCATGCCATTATTGATGAACAGCCTCTCATCTTCAAAAATGATCCTTATCACCCTGATCATTTCAACTGTGCAAACTGCGGGTAACTTGAattctgcaaaggaaaagaggaaaatgttggGTTTATTTGCTTCATTGATTTACATCTAAAGTTAAAACCTGTCCTGTACAAATGGCAAGAGGGGTGAGGTTTGGGTGCCTTGTGGCCAAATGTGTGTTACTGCTCTTGGGATGGTGGAGTTGAGCctttagctggaaaaaaagctgagttGTTGGGGAGTAATGAAAAGGTCAGACTCTGCAAAACAAGGTAATGCCTTTGGAAACGTGGACACAGATAACAATTTCTGTAGCTGCAAAATGGTAGCTTGTTATTcttttagaagaggaaaaaaagtgatcCTCTTTGGCAGCTTGAATTAGCATCTTGCCTATGTTAATTCTTTTTAGTTGAGTTGTATGCAAACGTTGTCTCCTTTCAAAGCCTTTTAAAGCTTTCTCCCACCTCATTTTATCAGCTTCTGTAGCTGCACGCTACAAAGCAGCACATTTCTGCACTGATGCACAGATCATGGGACACTGCAGAAAATAGCATGGATTATTAGCTGTTCGGGTTTGGTGCAAAAGAAGCTGTCGTTTCAGTGCAATAGCAAAGGCTGATTTGAGTAACAACACGTAGTGTTGTGTCAGTGACAACCAGCTGAGGGCATTAGTGAGTATGGTCACATTTAAAATTTAGCTTTTCTAAGTATTTGACTActcaaattattaaaaagtagAGATTCTGCAATTGGCAACAGAATTGGCAATAGCTCATGTGGggctgttgttttctttctctggagttGAATACAACAAGAAGAATGTACCTAGAAGTACAGGACTACCTTTTACTTTCAGTTACAGTTATGCAAATCTAAAATAAACTGGTATTGAGTGCCAGAACATAAACCAAACATGTCTACAGCTTGCACACATACATTTGTGCTACGAAACTGGGATGTAAAGTGACAGTAACTCCATAGAGCTTCAGAGAAACTTTGTGCATCTCACTCAGCAGCTTATTCTCAGCTTTCTATGGACTTGAACAGTCTCaatgctgctgcatttctgcagtacaaatattatttctaaaacaaatgcttaattttttttttttcttatcagaaAAAATTCTCAAGAGTTGACATTTTTCAGCACCTTTATTCATGCTCTCAATTTGTTAACTTTTGAACAGGAAGGAGCTCACTGCTGATGCTCGTGAGTTGAAGGGAGAATTGTACTGCTTACCCTGCCATGACAAAATGGGTGTCCCAATCTGTGGGGCATGTAGAAGACCAATTGAAGGTCGGGTAGTGAATGCTATGGGCAAACAATGGCATGTGGAGGTAAGCATCAAATGATACATTGTCTTCTGTAAGTGTTAATATCCTCATCTGTGATTTTGCTGATCAATTTCTATGAAAGGTTTAGCAAAAtcacagagaatcacagagaatcacagaatggcttggcttggaagggaccttaatgatcatACAGAtctaacccccctgcatgggcaggggtgGAGATCCCCTTTAGGTGGGTCTGCCTTCagtgaaggagagagaaggctctggggagaccttagagcaccttccagtccatgaaggtggctacaggaaagctggggagaggcttttcaccagagagagtagtgacaggacaaggggtaatggttttaaatggaaagagggtagatttaggttcaatattaggaaagaaattcttcatcaTGAGAGTAGTAAGATAAGATAATGGAATAGCTTGCCTAGAGAAGTTGTTGCCCCTaacctggaagtgtttaaggccaggttggatgaggctttgtgcAGCCTGGTCTATGCAGCAATAGTTAGGAAATGCCTTCTAATCCCGTCTTCAGCCTTCTTGTGGCTAGTCTTCCACAGTGAAATAGGAGTTATCTTGTACCTTACAGAGAGCTTTAACTCTAAATTTTAGCTGTGAAGCTAGAATTGGCAATCAAAGGAAGCACCTGAGGTCCtcatgaaagaaaatatcagaGTGCAAAACAGTACAAGGCAGTAAAATTAGGTGACAAACATAATATTGCTGAGCACTGTAATCCTCTTATGTCTTCCACAGTCACCTGCCATGTAAATATCTCTAAAACACTTTACGTGAGGGGTCATATTTCAGGGCTATGTACAATATTTAGGAAGATGAACAGTCTATTCCTTTTGTTGTCTGGAAAATCTCCAGCAAACACTTTCTTCACAAGAGTGTTAATTTtggtaaaattatttaaaatgtctttgttctGGTAATATATAATGTATCAGAATacctttggtttttgtttctttttaacttttggATTGAAATGCTGAAGATATTGAGAGGAGCATTATTTAAGTGGTgtaaataaagaaggaaaaaagtttcaaCTCTCCTTTTCAGCATGGCACAGCTAGCTCAGTAGAATTCAGTCATGTTCAATACTAGGCTTGATTGATTTTTGTTCCAGAAAAAGTACCATTACTTCTAAGTAAGCtagcaaataacaaaaaaattatgtatttttctttgtagcatTTTGTTTGTGCAAAATGTGAAAAGCCATTCCTGGGTCATCGTCATTATGAGAGAAAAGGCCTGGCCTATTGTGAAACCCACTACAATCAGGTAAGgttgaatatttaaaaaaaaatggggtcAGTTAGTAAACTCATTTATTAGTTTTATTAGATAGAGATGGAAACCTGTGGacattcttctgttttctcacagACACCTGTCAACTAGCAGTGTAATGTCCTGTTGCAGTTAATTTATATAGTTTCTCTAGGTAGTGGTCTTGTACCGAGAAATAAAGCTGTAGGTATTTCACACAGGCTAGGCAGGACAATCAGTAATGAGTTGTTCTTCAAGCTTAGTGTTACTTAAGTAGAGCTGTTTTGAGCTTTGACACGTCTGTGAGATCAGAGCAGCTCACGCCATCCAGTCCTTCCCAAGAAGCTAAAGAAGTTCTGCCACTCAGCAGTCCCTCCCTGGTGACCAGCAGGGATCTCCCGACAGCTGCTGCTTTAAGATGACTGTGTTTGAACATGCACTGCATCACCACCCGGCACATTCATCACCTTTCTGAATACTTCAAGGACTGAATTTGTCAGAGGACACCACCTAGTGACTGCTTGCATTTACATAGGAGTGATACACCATGGTACCATCTTGCTCCAGGCTCCTTTGGTCATATTGCCCAGCACCACAGACCTGTTTTATGTGAAAGCcttctgccttctgcttctGTATCACATCCACCTCTTTGCCTGTATACACACAAGAGTAGGGGTTGGAGACATCTGGGGGTTGTAAGGCATCTGCTAATTACAGATGGATTCTTAATCTGTCAGTGATGAAGGGCAGATGATTGAAATGTTGCTCTCATACTTTAGACAATAAATGCCATGATATTAATAGTAATAGTGTTGCAGACATGGTGAGGCAAGTACATATACCAGTCAAGAACTGTGTGTAAAGTGGATATCTTTTACTAGGTTAACTACtacagataggaaaaaaaaaccaaaatttatGTAATTTCTTAATTATTACATTGTGGACAAATGTTAATGAATGAATAACTTTTGGactaaattttccttttttcttttttttgaatAAAAGTAACATTTCCATATGATCTTTGCCAGAAGCAGCAGTATGTTTTTCAAATGATAAATTGACAGATCAGTAGCAATATGTATGGGACACCGACTGCTATATTTCAAAAGTTCAGGATTAGAAAAAtgttaaagcaaaacaaaaaaaattgtgtttgtaAAGGATCAATCAGGTGTAAAACAATTGTTTTCACCTTTAACATTGTGAAGACACTTTGTGATGACATGATGTAAAAAGTACTTGGGAAACCAAACCAGACTGTCCCACATTctctttattttactgaaataaataggAAAGCTATTGTGCTCATCACCTGAAACATAGTTATGTTGTTAGCTTGAGAAGCTGCCCTtgataaaataattacattaaaacttcattatttctcttttgtcctCAGCTATTTGGTGATGTTTGTTTCCATTGCAACCGCGTGATTGAAGGAGATGGTAAGCACTTTCCTGCTTCCTAAGTGTTCCTCTCTGATGAAAGTTCTCTTCAGAAGTGGGAATGAGGGGAGAGCAGCTCCCTGTTGAACCCTTCTGTGTTCCCACTAAACTAAAAACGGCCATTCTCTTAATCAGAAATCAGGTCAGAGCTAATTAGTCAGAGAATAAATGGTGTTTCATGATTGTGTGGAAGACCACTCTGTGACTGAAGAGAACTTGTGGTCAACTGGAAAGAAACCCTTTTGCGACACGCAGAGGTCAGAGGTGCTGGGAGATGCACAGAAGTGGCTTTCTGCCCCACTGACCTCAAAAAGAGCTCAGGCAAGAGTGAGGATGACCACACAGGCATCTCCTCAGCAGATCTAGAAATGATGAATTAAATCTGAAGAAGTATTTAGATATTGAAAGACTTGGGTGTGCACTTCAAGGCATTCTATAAAAGTGCCTTGTTCCCATTGTGTCAGTTTGGTTCCTAGAGATATCTACCTCTTATTTGAAAATCTATGTTGATGATAAAGTCACAAAACCAGGAAAGAGCATACTTGGCAAGAGGTGTCCTGTAAAGGAAGAACTGGAAGCAAGTGGTTCAagtttggttgttgtttggttgaggtttttttccagggtgGTGATGATTTTGagggggtttcttttttttggacAACTGACTATGATGAAATGccaaaagcaaattattttaccTGAAATAATGGAAGATGATGTGTTTCTTTACCCCTGCCCAAAGTAAATACCAGTGTTAGCCTCACGTAAGGCAAAGCAATTAGCAGAGTGGGAGGAAGCCTCAAGTGTGTAAAAAGAGACATAGTTTATAATCATGTAACTATAGGGTGAGACCTGCATTCCAGACATTGGCTTTCCCTGCATTTTCTCAACTGGACTGTACCTGCAGAATGATGATCCAAAACACCTTGGAGGAAACAGTGTCCTCCTCTTTAGTAAACTACTAGAATGGGCAGAACTGGAACTtgaaatgaatgaataaattgAGCCTTGTCTGATAACTACATCTCTGTATGTTTCTAACCCTTCACCGTATCATTTGGCGCCCATATTATATGTTTTGCTCTCTGAACCAAACAGAAAATAGTGTAATGCagtaatttcttcatttccaatGTACATCataattacatttcttctttcatttctgcacACAAATTCGACACTGCTGTCAAAAAGTATGAGCATCcagtattaatttttctctgtttagtGAAACAAACATGCATGGCAGTAGTTTTTCAGGAGAGTGTCTGTTCCAGAGGTAGCTTGGGAGTGAAGACTTTCATCTGACTACTATTATTTTGGCAAGTGGTGTTCTAACTACTCTTCTGCAGATGTGCTTGCTCCgtagtgcaggaaaaaaagctctgcatgacagagttttatttctgatCATTGCTGACCAACCACTGTATTTGATGAGAAAACCATTGTCCTGCATCTTCTTACTTAGATTAAGAAAAGAGGCAAATTCTGGCAGGGAAAAGTGGGAAGGTATGTTAAAAGAGAGGACGCACAGAAAGCAGATTGAGATACAgaacaaagataaaatatttactgcCTCTAcaaaacagagaataaaaatatatccaAGTTTCTCTAGAACAACTGATTTATCCCATGAGTCCATAAATATTTTCACCTCGTTAGTGCAGATTTATTATCAGTGTCCTGAGTGCTGGCTTCATGTTATTTTCTTTGGCTGGGCAAGTGCTACTATTGATGGCACTGCAGCCTGAACAGGAGCTGAGAAAtgaaaccaaatgaaaacataaacaCCTTCCTGCTGGATTGCTGTCAGCTGAAAAAAGTCTCCTGGCAAAGCTGGAAGCATGGCCTCGTAGAAGACTTGCCCGAGGTCGGCATGCTATGAGATGAGGTGGAAGCAGGGAAGATGAGGCAGGAATTGGTTAAACTGGTCTTGCTGGTGAGCACAGGGTGTGTGTATGTACCTGAGAGACAGCTTTACCAGTGCTTCCCAGTCCTGCTACACCGCACTCACAGGTGCCTTCCCAGCCTTGCCATGTTACTGTTACATGCCTTAATGCTTGATACAAGAATAATCTGACTGTTCTTCATCCCTCACGAATGTGTGAGCTTAAAATTTTTgtagtacctttttttttcttttctgtaatgctaatggtgtcttttttttccccatcacccCAGTGGTGTCTGCTCTGAATAAGGCCTGGTGTGTGAACTGTTTCGCTTGTTCAACTTGCAACACTAAGTTAACACTCAAGTAAGTTTGTGGATAAGTGTGATGCCTTCCAAAGGTATCAGTGGTTATCTCTGAAGTGTAGATGTTGCTGTAGTGTAACTGTTATGGTATGAAAAACATGGAAGCCACACTGAGAAAATACTtgcctctttttccctcttgctCCACTTACTAATTTCCATCTTTTTCAGCTGTCTGTTCAGGTCTTCCTTCACTTGGCCTTCCTaactcttctccttttctgtcctttatttttcctgtgttgaaCTCTAAAGGGATAAGTTTGTTGAAATTGACTTAAAGCCTGTCTGCAAACACTGTTATGAGAAAATGCCAGATGAATTTAAGCGACGGCTTGCCAGGCGGGAACGTGAAGCAAAGgacaaagagaagcagaaaaagaaaaagccaatcTGTctgtaaactttttttccttctcaccaccacctctgcttctttcttctttggtCAGTGCTaaggttgcttttcttttaagtttttgCATGAATTTTTATGCCAAtcaaacccaaaatattttccatgcaTTGCAACTTCAAATACGAAGTTATTACTCTATTGTTTTACGTTTAGTTTGTTTAGCTCTACAATTAGGtttcaaaggctttttaaaTGACACAGCTAATAAATATGGACATTTGGGTAAAAAATGCCTAAGTACCTCAAGGGGGTACTGTTAATTACTGTCTACAATAACCTTGTGAAAATAACTTCctacaaatatataaattgcAGGTTCAATTTTTTACCTGTGCACATGCAATAGAATACTTTTAATGATTAGTTTTTTCACTCCCCCTGCTGCTAAaattttgcttggttttgctttgtcattttagaaataaattcgTTGAGTTTGATATGAAGCCTGTCTGCAAAAAGTGCTACGAGAAGTTTCCTTTAGAGTTgaagaaaagactgaagaaaCTAGCTGAAACTTTGGGAAGGAAGTAAAGGCTTCACctgctctccctttcctctgagAAAATCTTTTACATATTACTTGGTAAAGGGCTGCTCCGAAGCTGCAGTCAGACAACAAATAATGATGTATGCCTTCTACCTAATGGAAATATCTTAAGATTCTTTATACATGTACATGTATGCTTATTTGTTGATAAACAGACCACTCTTCCAGACTAAATTAAATACCAGCTCACCTGAAAGGTTTCTGACCCAGGTAAGGTGCTTGAACTGATGCAAAGTGGCCCATTCTGCACAGTCATCTGCAGAATTTGAGAGACAGCAGCATTGCTTATGAATATCTGCAAAGACAAACTGTGCAAATATGTCCACCTTTAAGGGCATGTGTTGTAATTTATATTAATGAAAGTATTAAATTTCGTATTAAGCATGTACACAAGTTACTGGGCAAGAAACTAAAGTACTTTGCCTATGGAAAAATTCATGCTTGGATTTCAGGCCAAGTCATCTCATTAAAGGAGCCTTGTTTCAGATGGTTTGAAAGTATCATATTTCTAAATACTGTACAAATGAGCTGCTTCTGATAGATTATGCTTACATGATGAATATTTTTGCATCAGGCTTAGCATGAAATAcctttataaaatatatattcctaCTGCAAGAAATGAGCATACTCAGAACTACTTGCATTTTGCTGTATTCCACTCAGAATAACACATTAACTTTTATATATGCCTTTGCATTCTATTTACTTTTTGTGCCTTATTCTGCTGGACCATACATAACAATGTTCC contains the following coding sequences:
- the LIMS1 gene encoding LIM and senescent cell antigen-like-containing domain protein 1 isoform X4; its protein translation is MTALQLKELSQSGLYRRRRDRPDSVGLPGLHEEKLSNMANALANAICERCRGGFAPAEKIVNSNGELYHEQCFVCAQCFQQFPEGLFYEFEGRKYCEHDFQMLFAPCCHQCGEFIIGRVIKAMNNSWHPECFCCDICQQVLADIGFVKNAGRHLCRPCHNREKARGLGKYICQKCHAIIDEQPLIFKNDPYHPDHFNCANCGKELTADARELKGELYCLPCHDKMGVPICGACRRPIEGRVVNAMGKQWHVEHFVCAKCEKPFLGHRHYERKGLAYCETHYNQLFGDVCFHCNRVIEGDVVSALNKAWCVNCFACSTCNTKLTLKNKFVEFDMKPVCKKCYEKFPLELKKRLKKLAETLGRK
- the LIMS1 gene encoding LIM and senescent cell antigen-like-containing domain protein 1 isoform X3 — encoded protein: MTALQLKELSQSGLYRRRRDRPDSVGLPGLHEEKLSNMANALANAICERCRGGFAPAEKIVNSNGELYHEQCFVCAQCFQQFPEGLFYEFEGRKYCEHDFQMLFAPCCHQCGEFIIGRVIKAMNNSWHPECFCCDICQQVLADIGFVKNAGRHLCRPCHNREKARGLGKYICQKCHAIIDEQPLIFKNDPYHPDHFNCANCGKELTADARELKGELYCLPCHDKMGVPICGACRRPIEGRVVNAMGKQWHVEHFVCAKCEKPFLGHRHYERKGLAYCETHYNQLFGDVCFHCNRVIEGDVVSALNKAWCVNCFACSTCNTKLTLKDKFVEIDLKPVCKHCYEKMPDEFKRRLARREREAKDKEKQKKKKPICL
- the LIMS1 gene encoding LIM and senescent cell antigen-like-containing domain protein 1 isoform X2; its protein translation is MDFQGRAHPYPIPEDEEVAHKVAPDAHNSAGNESEKPVSKLQRRHSEIKLYKEFCDFYARFNMANALANAICERCRGGFAPAEKIVNSNGELYHEQCFVCAQCFQQFPEGLFYEFEGRKYCEHDFQMLFAPCCHQCGEFIIGRVIKAMNNSWHPECFCCDICQQVLADIGFVKNAGRHLCRPCHNREKARGLGKYICQKCHAIIDEQPLIFKNDPYHPDHFNCANCGKELTADARELKGELYCLPCHDKMGVPICGACRRPIEGRVVNAMGKQWHVEHFVCAKCEKPFLGHRHYERKGLAYCETHYNQLFGDVCFHCNRVIEGDVVSALNKAWCVNCFACSTCNTKLTLKNKFVEFDMKPVCKKCYEKFPLELKKRLKKLAETLGRK
- the LIMS1 gene encoding LIM and senescent cell antigen-like-containing domain protein 1 isoform X1, with product MDFQGRAHPYPIPEDEEVAHKVAPDAHNSAGNESEKPVSKLQRRHSEIKLYKEFCDFYARFNMANALANAICERCRGGFAPAEKIVNSNGELYHEQCFVCAQCFQQFPEGLFYEFEGRKYCEHDFQMLFAPCCHQCGEFIIGRVIKAMNNSWHPECFCCDICQQVLADIGFVKNAGRHLCRPCHNREKARGLGKYICQKCHAIIDEQPLIFKNDPYHPDHFNCANCGKELTADARELKGELYCLPCHDKMGVPICGACRRPIEGRVVNAMGKQWHVEHFVCAKCEKPFLGHRHYERKGLAYCETHYNQLFGDVCFHCNRVIEGDVVSALNKAWCVNCFACSTCNTKLTLKDKFVEIDLKPVCKHCYEKMPDEFKRRLARREREAKDKEKQKKKKPICL